The DNA region TCCGCCGCCGGAGGCGACTGGGGACTGGGAGGCGGAGGCACAGGCGGTGATCATTTCGCCGTCAGGAACGCTGGACGTCTGGGGTGTCACTGGGGGCGATGCTGGAGAGCCTGTGTTCCTGGGGCGTCCGGGGACGTGGCAGGTCAGGCTTCGGTGTACGGGGCGGGCCTCGGTGGCCGAGCAGTCTCAGCGCGGTGTGCCGGAGGGAGTCGAGCAGTACTTCGCGCAGTTCTGGCCGGCGCAGGAATGACGAGTGGGCCGGGAGCGGGGCGCTCCCGGCCCAAAGACTCACTTGATTTCGACGATGAAGCCGTCGTCCTTGCCGTCGATGATCCGGTTCTTCGTCATGAACTGGCCGAGCAGGATTCCTGCGTCACGGTTCTCCGCAGTGACCAGTGGCATGGCGGAGAAGTTGTTCTTGGGCGCCGTCGGTTCGGACAGGGACTGCTCGGCGATCCACTGCCCGAGCGGATACCCGCCGGTCCCGCCCAGTCCTCGGGCGTGACGAACGTGTACGGCACCCGCAGCGCACCGTTCCCGGTCTTCCGCAGCCCACCGGGTAGCCGCCTCGATCCCGCGCCGCCAGTAGGCGCCCTCCGGGTCAGACCAGTCGGTGCTGACCGTCCCCGCCCGGACGTGGCTGCGCACCGATGAGCGCGGCCTGCCGGTGGCCGCCGAGCCGGTTGCCGGGACGCCGTACGACCTGCGTACGCCGCAGGCTGTCGGAGCGCGCCGACTGGACACCCCGTTCGCCGACCTCGACCGGGACACGGACGGGCGGGCCGTGGTTCGCCTGGCCCATCCGTCCGGTTCGTTCGGTACGGACGTGTGGCTCGGTGAGGGAGCCGACTACGTGCAGCTCTACACCGGCGACACCCTCCCACCGGGGGAGCGCTGCCGCGCGGTCGCCGTCGAACCGATGACCTGCCCGCCGGACGCCTTCCGCAGCGGCACGGCGCTCGTCAGCCTCGCCCCGGGCGAGCGGCACACCGTCCGGTGGGGGATCACGCCGTGGGGGGAATGACGGCGCAGTCATGGCCCTTGACCTGATCCTCATCGGGCCGAGGACCACCCTTCGACGTGGACCTCAGCGGGACGCCGCGCTCGTACAGCCCAAGTAGGCCTGATTGCCGCAGCTACGGCCGTCATTCGGTAGTCGCACGTCGTCCACCCCAGTCGGGACACGCTCCGGAGAGTTCGACCGTGTGCCGGACGTTCGCGAACTCGGAGGCTTGCGCCATGTTGTCGGCCCAGTCCTCGACCGGGCCTGAGCCGACGGGCCGCTCAGACCGCATTCGGTGCAGATGAGGTAGTGGCGGTGGTCTGGGTCAGCGCGGTAGCGGAAGAGGCGTTCACCGTTGGTGTCACGGACCAGGTCGGCCCGGCCGGCGTCCGCCACGGCGGTGAGGGTGCGGTGGACCGTGGGCAGGTCGGCTGGTGAGCCGTCGGCAGCGAGGTGGCTGCGCAGAGCTTGGGCGCTGACGAAGCCGTCGGCCCGGATGAGCGCCCTGAGGGCAATGTGATGGCCATCCACGGCGAGGGCGCCATCGCGGCCCTGCGCCCGGGGCGCGTCCTGCTGCCGCCGGACGCGCACGAGGATCTGTGGAGCGAGGGGTACCTGGAACAGGGCTCGCTGCTCTGACCGGCCCCGGGAGCGCGGTGGCCTGGCGCGCCCGCCCCGGGCGTGCGCTGTGCCGAATGAACGAGGAGGCCGCGGGTGCTCTTTGGCGGTGGGCCGGAGTGGCTGAATGCCCGTGATCCGGGCATGCGGGCGGTGCGTCGTTCGGCCCGGGTGACGCTCGTGGCGTGCACGGTGTTCTACGCCGCGCGCCACGGCCTGGGGGAACATGTCGCGGCGATCTACGCGCTGTTGGGCGCGATCGCCTCCGGCGGGATGTCCTTCGTCCCGGGTACGCTGCGTGAGCGCGGCCGTACGCTGCTGGCGGCGCTGCCGGTCGCGGCCGCGCTGGTCACCCTGGGCACCGCCTCGGGGCGCACTCGTGGACGGCGGCCCTCAGGATGCTCGGGGTGGCCTTCCTGGTGACGTACACGGGGGTGGGCGCGCCCCGGCTGGCGGGCCTGGCAGGCGGCCTCCAGGCGTTCTGTATCCTGGCGTCCTTTGCGCCGTACGCCCCCGAGATGCTGGGAGCGCGCCTGGCCGGTCTGGCGACTGGGATTGTGCTGATGGCGGTGGAGATCTGGCTGCTGCCGGACTTCCCGCCGGGGCGTTACGCGGACCGGCTGGCGCGCGCCGCGACGCTGGCGTCCGGGGTGCTGCGGGCGTTCACGGAGGAGCCGCGGTCACCGTTCGAGAGCCGGAGCGGCTGATGATGGCGTCGCAAGAGCTGCGGATGAGCCGGGCGCCGGGCGACGAGCCGACTTCGGCGTCGGCGCGGGACCGGGCGCTGCGCCAGGGCGCTGCTTAGATGGGTCATCTGCCGGCCCGGACCAGGCAGTTGACGCAGGACGCCGCGACACGCCCGGCGCCCGCGACCCTGCAGTATCCCGGCTGGTGCACGCGTCGGCCACCGCGTGCCACGGCGTCGCTCTCGGGCTGTCCGGCCGGGGCCCGGCGCCTTCCGACGCCCCGTACACTGCCGCCGCGGCGGACTTCAAAGCTCACCGCATCCGCCCGTCGATACGGGGCGCGAGCAGCGAGGCCGTGGTGTGCGGCGGCGCGATCGCCCTGGACATCGCGAACACCGGGACCCTCCTGGTCACGGCGGTGCGGATCGCACTCGGCGCGCCCGTGCCCGCGGACGCGACGCCGCACTCGGATCGGCCGGGCCCGTTCTGGTACGCGGGGCGGCCCGCGCTCTCGCTTTACGGGCGTCGCCTGCAGCGCCCGCGCGTCCCTTTTTCCGGAGTGCGGACGACGTGCGCGCGGGATACGCTTTTGAGGGCAAGGTCAGGTTCTCCGGGTGGTTTTGCAGACGCCCGGTCCGCATTCGCGATGATTAACTCTGCCTGCGGAGACCTTTGACGTGCGTGGTGCACTCCTTCGTATTCGCAGGAGTGAGTAACAGCCGATTCCCTTCTTCGGAGGCGTGCCTCGCGCTTTGGGCGCCGTGGTGGTGCTGCCTCAGGGTCCGCAGCTTTGTTTCTCTGAAATGGAGCTCGGGATGAGAGTTGTCGTTGATCTTTCCCGGTGTCAGGGGTATGCGCAGTGCGCGTTCCTGGCTCCGGACGCGTTCCGGATGCACGGTGAAGAAGCGCTGATGTACAACCCGAACCCCGACGATGCTCAGCGCGAGCAGGTGCTGCGTGCCGCGGCAGCCTGCCCGCTCCAGGCGATTCTGGTCGACCAGTTGGAGGGGCGGGACGCGCCGGTGGGGACGTCGCAGTCATGACCAGCGCCGATACCCTGAAGGGGTTCAAGCGCGACGGCCGCGTTGTGATCGTCGGGGCCTCGCTGGCGGGACTGCGAGCCGCGGAGGCTCTGCGCGATGAGGGGTTCACCGGATCCTTGACCATGATCGGTGACGAGCTGGGTGAGCCTTATGACCGCCCCCCGCTGTCCAAGCAGGTGCTGACCGGATGGGTGCCGGCCGGGGGCACCACGCTGCCGCGACGTCGTGACATCAATGCGGAATGGCTGCTGGGCGTGCCCGCCGACGGGCTGGACCTGGCGACCAACCACGTGCATCTCGCCGACGGCCGCGAGGTTCCCTTCGACCGAGTTCTGATCTCCACCGGGGTACGGGCCCGGCCTTGGTTCGTCGAGACCGAAGCGGCCCTGGACGGAGTGTTCGTCGTGCGCACGCGCGAGCACGCCGACGGCCTGCAGCAAGCCCTCGCCGCCGGGCCCTCCCGCGTACTGGTCATCGGCGCGGGCTTCACCGGCTCCGAGATCGCCTCCATCTGCCGCGAGCGGGATATCCCGGTGACCGTCGCCGAGCTCGCGCCGGCCCCGCTGGTCGGGGCGCTCGGCGCCGTGATCGGTGATGTCGCGGCGGACATGCAGCGCGCCCACGGCGTCGACCTGCGCTGCGGTGTCAAGGTCACCCAGCTGGAGGGCGACGCGCAGGGGCGCTTTCACCGCGCCCACTTCGACGACGGCAGCACCATCGACGCCGACGTGGCGGTGGTGGCGCTCGGCGGCATCCGCAACACCGAGTGGCTGCGCGACTCGGGACTGGCGGCAGGTCCATGGGGCATCGCCTGCGACACGGGCTGCCGCGCCCTCGACCTCAACGGCCTGATCACCGACGACATCTTCGTCGCCGGAGACGTGGCACGCTGCCCGAACCCGATCTACGAGTACCGGCTCATCTCGCTGGAGCACTGGGTCAACGCCGTGGAGCAGGCCCAGGTCGCGGCGCACAACATGGTCAGCGCCCAGGCGGACCGCTGGCCGCACCTGTCCATTCCGACGTTCTGGTCGATCCAGTTCGGCGTCAACATCAAGTCCGTCGGTGTACCGACTTTCGCCGACGAGGTCGTAGTCACCCAGGGGTCGGTGCCCGACCACCGCTTCGTCGCCGCATACGGCTACCAGGGCCGCGTCACCGCGGCGGTCAGTTTCAACAACGCGAAGTGGCTGGACCACTACCGGCAGTTGATCGAGACGGCCGCGCCCTTCCCGCCGCCCTGTCCCACGCCCGATGAACCCGTCGACGCGAAGCCGGTGCCTGTCGACTTCCCCGGCCCCAGGCTGCTCGCCCAGGGCGCCACGGTGGTCGTCACCGGCCACGACCCGAGCGAGCGGCGCGTCACGGCTGCGTGGCAGCACCGGTAGGAGAGAAAGCGACATGACCACGACCGAGACGCCCATCCTGCGCCGGATCCTCGACCACTCCGCCCGGGCCGACCCGTACCCGCTGTACGCCGAGCTGCGCGAGACCCCGGTGGCCCTGCAGGAGGACGGCAGCTACGTCATCAGTACCTACCGCGAGCTCACCGGCATACTGCACGACCCGCACCTGAGTTCCGATGTCCGTAACCTGTCACGGCCGATGGCCGCGGCCGAGGCACGTACCACGCCGTCGTTCATCAACCTCGACCCGCCCGAGCACGACCGCCTGCGGCGCCTGGCGATGCGCCACTTCGGCCCCCCGCACACCCCGGGTCTGGTGACCGGCATGGAACCGGACCTGACCGCCACCGTCAGCGGCCTGATCGACGACTTCGCGGACAAACAGCAGATCGACATCGTCGACGACTTCGCCTACCCGTTCCCCGTCACCGTGATCTGCCACCTGCTCGGCGTGCCGCGCGAGGACGAACCGCAGTTCCACGTGTGGGTGAACGCCATCATCGACTCGCTCGACTACGACCCCAAGACCGACCCGAAGGAGAAACTGGACAACGGCATGCAGGCCACCACAGACCTGCGCGAGTACCTCGGCGGGCTGCTGGAGCAACGCCACGGCCGGCCCGGCGGCGACCTGCTGACACGGCTGGCCAACGATGACGGGCCCGACGGGCGGATGACCGACGACGAAATCGTCAGCACCGCGAACCTGCTGCTCATCGCCGGCCACGAGACCACCGTCAACCTCATCACCAACGGTATGCTGACGCTCCTGCGCCACCCGCAGGTGCTGCAACGACTGCGCAGCGAACCGGACCTGATCGTGCCCCTGGTCGAGGAACTGCTGCGCTACGAACCCCCCGTGCACATCATTCCCTGGCGGGCGGCGTACAGCGACATCACCGTCGCCGACACGGTCATCCCCAAGGGCTCGCAGATCCTGCTCATGCTCGCCTCGGGCAGCCGCGACCCGGACCGCTTCCACGATCCCGACCGCTTCGACCCCGATCGGCAGGACAACCAGCACCTGGGCTTCGGCAGCGGCATCCATCTGTGCTTCGGCGGCCCACTGGCCCGACTGGAAACCCAAATCGCACTGACCGAACTGGTACGCCGCCTGGACCGGCCCAGGCTGGTCGCCGACCCGCCACCGTACCGGCCCAGCCCCATCCTGCGAGGTCCCATCCATCTGCACATCAAGCAGAGCTAGTGGCGAACGCAGCAGCCTAGGGCAGCAGCAATGCGCGCCAGCACCTCGCTCACCTCAGTGGTGACCTCTACCTGGAGAAACAATCCTTTCCCAGACTCCGGAGCCGCAATGGACCGCTACCCTCCCATCGCCGAGCACGGCCTGGTGGGCGACCTGCAGACAGCCGCGCTCGTCTCGTCGCAGGGCGTCGTCGACTGGTTCGCCGCTCCCAGGTTCGATTCGCCCAGCATCTTCGCGGCCCTGCTCGACCACGACCGCGGCGGGTACATGCGGCTGGCCCCCGAGCACTCCGACGGGACCTGCAAGCAGCTCTACTACCCCGACACCGCCATCCTCGTCACCCGGTTCCTGTCGCCGGACGGCGTGGGCGAGGTGGTCGACTTCATGCCCCCGGACCGGACCCGCACCGCCACCGACCGGCACACCCTGGTCCGCGGCGTCCGTGCCGTGCGGGGGACCGTCGACTTCACCCTTGAGTGCAGGCCGCGCTTCGACTACGGCCGGGCCGAGCACGAAGTCGAACTCGGCGAGAACGGCGCTCTGTTCCGGGCCCCCGGGATCGACGGGCACCTGCAGTCCACCTTTCCGCTGGAGCGGGACGGCCGGGACGTGCGCGGAAAGGTGACTCTGAAAGCCGGCGAATCCGGCGGTGCGGTGTTCACCGTCTGCGCGTCCGGCGGCGAGGCGCCCGCACCCCCCACGGTCGACGGGCTCACCGGGCAGTTCGACGAAGTCGCCCAGTTCTGGCGGCACTGGCTGAGCCGGTCCCGCTACCAAGGACGGTGGCCCGAGCTGGTGCACCGCTCGGCCATCACCCTCAAACTCCTCACCTACGCCCCCACCGGCGCACTGATCGCGGCGGCCACCACGGGCCTGCCCGAGCAGGTCGGCGGGGAGCGGAACTGGGACTACCGGTTCACCTGGGTACGCGACGGCTCGCTGTCCGTGCGGGCCGTGCTCGACCTCGGCTTCGTCGAGGAGGCCACCGCCTTCCTCCACTGGCTGACGGACAGGCTGTGTGAGCGCGAGGGCAAGGAGGGCGAGCCGCTCCAGACCATGTACCGGATCGACGGCAGCCCCGACCTGCCGGAGGAGACACTCGATCACTTCGAGGGCTACCGCGGCTCCTTCCCCGTCCGCATCGGCAACGGCGCCGCAGACCAGCTCCAGCTGGACATCTACGGCGAAGCCCTCTACGCGGTGTCCCAAGGTGCCGAGATCGCGCAGCAGGCCAGTTTCGAGGGATGGCGGACGGTTGCCAGGACGCTGGACTGGTTCGCCGACAACTGGGACCGGCCGGACGAGGGCATCTGGGAGACCCGCGGCGGCCGCCAGGACTTCACCTACAGCCGGGTGATGTCGTGGGTTGCCCTCGACCACGGGCTGCGCCTGGCCGAGAACTTCCGCAGGCCCGCCGACCTGGAACGGTGGCGCAAAGCGAGAGACGCCGTATTCGAGCAGATCATGGAACGCGGCTGGAGCGAGAAGGAGCGCGCCTTCGTCCAGCACTACGACGGCGAGGTCCTGGACGCCTCGCTGCTGCTCATGCCCAGAGTCGGGTTCATCGCACCCCGGGACCCGACGTGGCTCTCCACGCTCGACGCGATGGACCGCAAGCTTGTCTCCGACAGCCTCGTCTACCGCTACGACCCGGCGGCATCGCCGGACGGGCTGCGCGGCTCGGAGGGCACCTTCAGCCTGTGCACCTTCCTCTACGTCGACGCGCTGGCCCGGGCGGGGCGGCTGTCCCAGGCCCGCTACACCTTCGAGAAGATGCAGACCTACGCCAACCACGTGGGGCTGTTCGCCGAGGAGATCGGCCCGAGCGGGGAGCAACTGGGCAACTTCCCCCAGGCATTCACCCATCTGTCCCTGATCATGGCCGCGATCACCCTCGACGAGGCGCTCGACGCGGAGAACGGGCGCTGAACCATGGTCATGCACGCCCGTCCGGCAGAACCGCCACAGCTGACCGCGGCCGAGTTCGACGTGCTGTACCGGCGCCTGGTCCTGCGCTCCGCCTGGGCCAGAGGCGACCGGGGTGCTCTGGACGCACTCACTCCCGCCCGGCTGCTGGCCGCCACCCGCGAGGTGCGGACGGGCCGGACGGTCACGCTCGCCGCGCTGGTGGAGACGTTTCCCGGTCCGGACAACCCGGAGCCGGCGAGGCACCGGATGAGTGGGCAGCCGGACGACGACACCTCGTGCGGGCTCCGCTTCGCGATGGACAGCTTCGCCATGAACGTGCACGGCGACGCCGACAGCCATATCGACGCCCTGTGCCACGTGATCTACGACGGCACGCTGCACGGCGGCGTGGCCGCGAGCAGCGTCACGTCGGGCGGCGCCGAAGCGCTCTCCATCGAGGCGGCTCGCGACGGGATCGTCGGACGTGGAGTGCTGCTGGACATCCCACGGCTGCGCGGCGTGCCGTGGCTCGAACCGGGTGATCACGTGACCGCCGACGACCTCACCGCGGCGGAGACCGCCCAGCACGTCCGCGTGAGTGAGGGCGACCTGCTGTTCGTCCGGGTCGGCCACCGCAGACGGCGTGGCGAGTTGGGCGCATGGCACACGGCGGACGCACGCGCGGGTCTCCATCCGTCCGCGTTGAGTTCCTGGCGGAGCGGCGGGTCGCCGCACTCGGCGGCGACGGGAACAACGACACCGCCCCGAGCTCCACCGAGGGCGTCGACTTCCCCGTGCATGTGCTGGCGGTCCACGCCATGGGCCTTCATCTGCTGGACTACCTGCAGTTCGAGGATCTGGCGCCGGTCTGCGAGGCGGAGGGGCGTTGGTCGTTCCTCTGCGTGATCGCCCCACTGAGGCTGCCGGACGCCACCGGCTCACCGGTCAACCCGATCGCCATCCTCTGACGTCCCGGGCCCGGATCCAGGTCAGGGCTTGCGGGGCAGCGCGATGTTTCCAGCGGCTCCCCGGCCAGGTGGCGCAGCACCTGGTTGCGGCACGGGGCAGGAGCTCGGGCAGATCGATGAGCGCGTGGACGACCCCGCGCGGAGCGGTGCGGGCGGTCCGTGCCACTCGCAGGACCGCGCACTCGAAGGGGCTGAGCCGGTCCTCGACGGCGGTGGCGATGGAGCCTTAGCCCACGAGCAGGACGGTGCGGTCGGCCGGCGCCGCGCGGAAGCCGCTCCGCCGCACCTCGGCGTCCTTGGCGCGGGCGAAGTCGGGGATGCCGCGGAGCGACGCGAGGGCGAGCGATACGGCCGGCTCGGCGGTGCTGGCGTCGTGAACGCCTCTGGCGTTGTAGAGAACGACACCGCTGGGAACGTACTTCACGAGGTCGTCGACGCGGCGGACAGGGACTGGACGACTCGCGACCGCAGCAGGCGCGGGAGCACCGCCACGGCAGCATCCGAGAAAGGTGTGGAGATGACGAAGAACTCCACCGCCTCCAGGGTCTCGGCGCCGGGCGGACCGCCGGTACCGTCCCATACCGCGACGGGCAGGCTCTCGGGCAGGCCGCCGACCCGCGACGCTCGGTACGGGAGCAAGGAACCGGGCGGCGCCCGGATCTGCGGGAGGGTCCTTGGGGCTCATGGGTCGAATCTGGAGCGAATCGCTCCGGAGCTATGCGTTTGACCAGCGGTTCCCTCCGA from Streptomyces sp. NBC_01591 includes:
- a CDS encoding glycoside hydrolase family 15 protein, which translates into the protein MDRYPPIAEHGLVGDLQTAALVSSQGVVDWFAAPRFDSPSIFAALLDHDRGGYMRLAPEHSDGTCKQLYYPDTAILVTRFLSPDGVGEVVDFMPPDRTRTATDRHTLVRGVRAVRGTVDFTLECRPRFDYGRAEHEVELGENGALFRAPGIDGHLQSTFPLERDGRDVRGKVTLKAGESGGAVFTVCASGGEAPAPPTVDGLTGQFDEVAQFWRHWLSRSRYQGRWPELVHRSAITLKLLTYAPTGALIAAATTGLPEQVGGERNWDYRFTWVRDGSLSVRAVLDLGFVEEATAFLHWLTDRLCEREGKEGEPLQTMYRIDGSPDLPEETLDHFEGYRGSFPVRIGNGAADQLQLDIYGEALYAVSQGAEIAQQASFEGWRTVARTLDWFADNWDRPDEGIWETRGGRQDFTYSRVMSWVALDHGLRLAENFRRPADLERWRKARDAVFEQIMERGWSEKERAFVQHYDGEVLDASLLLMPRVGFIAPRDPTWLSTLDAMDRKLVSDSLVYRYDPAASPDGLRGSEGTFSLCTFLYVDALARAGRLSQARYTFEKMQTYANHVGLFAEEIGPSGEQLGNFPQAFTHLSLIMAAITLDEALDAENGR
- a CDS encoding aldose epimerase family protein, with amino-acid sequence MLTVPARTWLRTDERGLPVAAEPVAGTPYDLRTPQAVGARRLDTPFADLDRDTDGRAVVRLAHPSGSFGTDVWLGEGADYVQLYTGDTLPPGERCRAVAVEPMTCPPDAFRSGTALVSLAPGERHTVRWGITPWGE
- a CDS encoding cytochrome P450; the encoded protein is MTTTETPILRRILDHSARADPYPLYAELRETPVALQEDGSYVISTYRELTGILHDPHLSSDVRNLSRPMAAAEARTTPSFINLDPPEHDRLRRLAMRHFGPPHTPGLVTGMEPDLTATVSGLIDDFADKQQIDIVDDFAYPFPVTVICHLLGVPREDEPQFHVWVNAIIDSLDYDPKTDPKEKLDNGMQATTDLREYLGGLLEQRHGRPGGDLLTRLANDDGPDGRMTDDEIVSTANLLLIAGHETTVNLITNGMLTLLRHPQVLQRLRSEPDLIVPLVEELLRYEPPVHIIPWRAAYSDITVADTVIPKGSQILLMLASGSRDPDRFHDPDRFDPDRQDNQHLGFGSGIHLCFGGPLARLETQIALTELVRRLDRPRLVADPPPYRPSPILRGPIHLHIKQS
- a CDS encoding Fur family transcriptional regulator yields the protein MDGHHIALRALIRADGFVSAQALRSHLAADGSPADLPTVHRTLTAVADAGRADLVRDTNGERLFRYRADPDHRHYLICTECGLSGPSAQARSRTGPTTWRKPPSSRTSGTRSNSPERVPTGVDDVRLPNDGRSCGNQAYLGCTSAASR
- a CDS encoding ferredoxin; its protein translation is MRVVVDLSRCQGYAQCAFLAPDAFRMHGEEALMYNPNPDDAQREQVLRAAAACPLQAILVDQLEGRDAPVGTSQS
- a CDS encoding NAD(P)/FAD-dependent oxidoreductase, encoding MTSADTLKGFKRDGRVVIVGASLAGLRAAEALRDEGFTGSLTMIGDELGEPYDRPPLSKQVLTGWVPAGGTTLPRRRDINAEWLLGVPADGLDLATNHVHLADGREVPFDRVLISTGVRARPWFVETEAALDGVFVVRTREHADGLQQALAAGPSRVLVIGAGFTGSEIASICRERDIPVTVAELAPAPLVGALGAVIGDVAADMQRAHGVDLRCGVKVTQLEGDAQGRFHRAHFDDGSTIDADVAVVALGGIRNTEWLRDSGLAAGPWGIACDTGCRALDLNGLITDDIFVAGDVARCPNPIYEYRLISLEHWVNAVEQAQVAAHNMVSAQADRWPHLSIPTFWSIQFGVNIKSVGVPTFADEVVVTQGSVPDHRFVAAYGYQGRVTAAVSFNNAKWLDHYRQLIETAAPFPPPCPTPDEPVDAKPVPVDFPGPRLLAQGATVVVTGHDPSERRVTAAWQHR